From uncultured Desulfobacter sp.:
ATATCTACGACCGGGAACATCAGGCTATTGAGACTGCGTTAGATGCTTTAGACCATGAGAATGCGGCACTTATTGCCGAACTTAAAGGCGATGGGGATAGTTTTGCATCAGAGGGGCATGCAAAAACTTCAGAACCGGGGCAGGCCATGACTGAAAAAAGAATCCAGGCTTGGCTTGAGGCGGCTGATGATGCAGAACTATTTGATCAGAGCGGTATTCCGGTTCTGATTACCACCAGCAGGGCCGTCATGGACGAATTTTTGACCGGTGCGGGCAAGGTGATAAATGCACTTGACATTGATTCCATAAAAGTGCATGAAAATGATAGTAAGTTTATAAAACAACGGCATCTTAAGATAAAGGCAATCATAGAGCAGATGGCACAGGGCCTGACGCCTGATCCTGAAAAAGAATATTTTGAAGGTGCTGACCAAGATTCTGGGACCGGGCGGATTCAAATCCGGTTTTTTTCGGGACTTGGTGATGTGAATTTAATTAAAAAAAATCCAGGCGGACAAATTGGCGTATGCCTGGTGGAGTTAAACTCATAAAAAAGCTTGTTTTAGCAAAAACATTGTTGTAAAAGCGAGTGCTGAATCAGGTTATTATCTTTAAAGTAAAGATGAGTTTATACATTGTATTATTAATTTTTAAGGAGGTTTAAAATGGCTTTTAACGCGATAGTTGATGAGGCAAAATGTGTAGGTTGCGAGGAATGCGTTGATGTATGTCCTGCAGAAGTATTTGAAATGCAAGATGGCAAATCCGTTCCCGTAAATGCAGATGAATGCATGGGCTGCGAAAGCTGCATAGAAGTTTGTGAAGCAGACGCCATCACCATAGAAGAAGACTAAAAAAGGCGTTATTTTATATCCAAATAAATGCCGGGTTGTCTCTGTAAGGTAGCCCGGCATTTTTATTTTGTCGTGTTTGAACACTATGTAAGATGTTCAGCCGTTGGGGCTTGTATCAACGATCTTTCTTTTATTCCAAAATCCCGATAAATTGGTTATGTAGACACCTGTGACAACCAGGCCTGCGCCTCCAAGAATTTGCTTTGTTATAGATTCGTTAAGAATAAAATAAGACAGAATCAGCGCAGAAACCGGTACGAAATTGATAAATACGCCGGATTTTGTGGGTCCAATTTCCTTGATTCCCTGGTAATACCAGTAAAATCCGAGTACTGTGCCGAAAAATCCCAGGTAGAAAAGGCTGCCCCATTCAAGTATGCCGAATCCA
This genomic window contains:
- a CDS encoding 4Fe-4S binding protein, with the protein product MAFNAIVDEAKCVGCEECVDVCPAEVFEMQDGKSVPVNADECMGCESCIEVCEADAITIEED